The Neomonachus schauinslandi chromosome 11, ASM220157v2, whole genome shotgun sequence genomic sequence TCCTGCAACAATCCAGGTGAGAAATGAGAGAAGGGCCTCGTGTGGGGCATTGGCCACGGAGGTGCACACGGAGTGGCCGAGTCCAGAAGCAAAGGTAGACGTGATGTGGAGGTTTGGTAGTAAAGCAAAAGAAGGGCTTCCTCTAACCTTGTCGATTCTCAGGTAGGCAGCTGACAGAAAGGGTTCTTGAAGCCACTTACTCATACCTTTCCATATCATGTCCACTTCTATAATAATAAGcaattttgataattaaaaaaaattttcattaagtAATCTCTGCCCAAAATGgtgctcgaactcacgaccccatcatcaagagttggacgctccaccaacggagccagctgggcaccccaatactaagcaattttttttaaagattttatttatttatttgacagagagaacgagagagagagagagggaacaagcagggggagggacagagggagaagcagactccccactgagcagggagcccaatttggggcttgatcccaggaccctgggatcatgacctgagctaaaggcagacacttaatgactgagccacccaggctccccaatacTAAGCAATTTTAAATGCCACCTCTGAACAAAGGGTACTTCCTCCTGGTTAAGTGAATTTGCCATGTACCGTCCTCACCCTTGATTTTCTGATACCACTGATGACTGAAAGGcattcttctctcttctgctgTTTTCACATGTTCACTTTTATCAGGCATATTTTAAGGAGCCAAGAACGGAAGCATTTAGTACCTAAAACTGAGGTCTTCCCAGCActgatgtttcttcttttgtttatttaggtCCTTCTCCCctatatagaattttatattaatCTTGGAGATTGGCCTCTGGAGCATCGAAAAGTCAATGAAACCCCTGGCCCTTTACCTATCATTTCATGGTGCGGCTCCTTCGATTCACGGGATGTTATCCTTCCAACGTATGACATCACCCACTCCACACTCGAAGCAATGAGGGGTGTCACCAATGATCTCCTCTCTATTCAGGGAAATACAGGTAAATTAAAGTTTATTCTCAAAGGAAACCAGAGGTAAAAAGGGAATGTTCAGTTGGAGAGaacaaaagtatatatttaaataccatTGTTCTTATTTTCTAACCAAGAAGAAAGAGCAGTGTAGGATTCTTCTAATCCAAAAATTAGGTATGTGGGTTGGGCTAGTTGTCCAAACCTACTGTAACTGAGTCTCCTTTGAGTTGGTCATTTGTAAAtaccatttgaaaatatatatttggtaaaattGTCACTTAATGCTGACTCCGATGCCCTTATATTGCTGGATGAAGagagcattttgaaaaatataaaatgatatgcGGATGTGAGAGAATTATGCTAGCAGCAGAATTTAGGTATTACTACCTCCAACACTTAGTAAGgaattttcccctttcctctttctgcCTTGCTTGATCCTTCAAAATCTGaattcctccccgccccccccatcctTTGATGGCTTTACATTTATGGCACAACACACTCTAGAATTAAACCAAACTCCCTGAGTAGAATAAACCCTGCCTGTCTTTACAACCTCTGTTCCTGTTTATTGCGATTTGGCAGACTCGTTTAGTAGATGCGACCAGAGACTCTTTACAAACTACCTAAAGgtaacataaaatgaaaactgaCTTTTTATTGGGGACCAGTGAATTCCTGGGAAGTGTGCTAAAATACTAGAGAAAGTGACCCACTCCAGTTTCTGTTTTATGATTTAGCAAATAGTAACAGGTGTTAACTAATGACCTCTCTTTAGAATAATAGAAATAGACTAATTCTTCTAGAATACTATctagaaagaaacacacacacacacacagttgggctatatatacatgttttcatttcacagCTTATTAGACAAAGTCTTTCCTGTATTCAAAAGTGATGTGCTCAAAATTCTGAACAACCTAGGGATTAAAGATGTAGATATTACTTAGTTACATTATCTTAAATGATAATTTAGGTAGATTACAGAGGAGTATGCTTATGGTTTTTATAAATGTCAAGTtcataatcatattttttttatggcttcaaACTTCTAGGGCCTTCCTGGATCAATAAAACAGAGAAAGCTTTCTTCAGAGGTAGAGATAGCCGAGAAGAGAGGCTCCAGTTGGTACAGCTGTCCAAGGAAAATCCAGAGCTCCTAGATGCAGGAATTACaggatatttctttttccaagagaaagaaaaggagcttGGAAAAGCTAAATTGATAggtttctttgatttctttaaggTATGTGTTTTTGTCTTCTTGTATGGATATGAAGTGATAAACTTGTGTCATGATGATAGGGATGTGAACAATGTGACAAAATCTGACTGGCTAGAGAACTCTTTGGTACCGATTActcaagaaaaaattaatgaCTAAATCCATGAGTATATCCTGTTTGTTTCAGTGTGTTATAATGAAAAGAACATTGGATTTGAGCTCAGAGAATAAAGGTTTATAAATTTATCTGAACACCgattttctcatttggaaaaagaaagagcttATGATAATACTTGCTTCACATTACTATGATCAAGTGAGGTTTAATTCCCATGAAAAGCGATTTTGAAATGTAAAGCGAGGCTTATTAATCCAGCAAATGGGTAAATGGGGTACATCTTGTGTTGCTAACACCACACTAGTCCCTAAACTTCTCCAGGTTTCTGTCTCCTCGACTCTAGAACTGAACACTGGAGATAAGGCTTTCCTTTTTCATACTTACCTGGGAAGAAGGAACcaatgaaataatgtatacatGAAAGTGTAAGTTGTTACCAGGAGTCAGCTTTAATAAACCTACAgcttttgaaacattttcctaCCGGGTCACAGAAACCTGAATCCATTACATAGAGTTGAAATAGGTATTCCTATTacttttgaaacattttcctaCCGGGTCACAGAAACCTGAATACATTACACAGAGTTGAAATAGGTATTCCTATTTCCTAAAATTATTTGTCTTATCCTTAAACGCATTGTGTTTCTTAAAATCGACCTGCTCAAGGCTGTTTATGATTTCAATACAAAGAGAAAACGTGAGGTACAAAATAACGTATAAAACTTTTAAACACTGAAGTCGGAACGTGGAAAAtaattcctttatatttattatgacaGTGTTGATGACAAGCAGAAGCGAAGCAAATGGCTGTTAagtgtttcctttgtttttgtttgttttactgttttagTACAAGTATCAAGTGAATGTGGATGGGACCGTGGCAGCTTATAGATATCCGTACCTCATGCTGGGCGACAGTTTGGTTTTGAAGCAGGACTCGACATATTATGAACATTTCTATGTGGCACTGAAGCCTTGGAAACATTATGTTCCAATTAAAAGAAATCTCAGTGATTTACTAGAGAAAGTTAAGTGGGCCAAGGTACGTTTTCggcaattttaatttcttttttttttttttaaatatttttatttatttatttgagagagagcatgagaagggggagggtcagagggagaagcagactccctgccaagcagggagcccgatgtgggactcgatcccaggactccaggatcatgacctgagccgaaggcagttgcttaaccaactgagccacccaggcgtccctgcaattttaatttcttgaggcaATAACAAACTTACCAGGATTATTTACATGAGTTCCATCATGACCCAATTTAACTTGACATAATTTAgtcaaaagaaatgttatttcctGAAATTTTTGTTCCCTTGAAATATCTAAAGAATCAACATCAGGATCATTTTAATACCCTTTATCAACATTTTGGAGGATTTTTAGAAGGTTTAGAAGATTTAAAGACAAGCGTTACGTAGAATATAGGTTTTTCTGAAGGAATCACTATtcatgcatatacacacaatcAAAGACACACCACATGCAAATGACAGATTGAAAATCCCAGGGCTAGAGTGCTCTATGCACAAGAAGACACTGGAGGCAATTATGatacccttttcttttctccagttaGGAAAAAGACACAATGAATGCATGCTATATACAACATCCCAAGAATCACAAGTTTCccataaaataagaattctttttttaaaaaagaaacatattacaaagctgttgtgTTTTATTGTGAAACTATAAAAAGTTACCCTTCTGCGGGTAAGACTTCATTCTATTTCTAAGTTTCTGAGAAGCAATATTCGGGTATGCAAATGACTGGGTGCCTGAGGCAGAATCATTTCTGTGGCCCTTTATAAAGAGTCAGGATTGCTTGTCAGTGGCTTTTCTAAAGGGCAGCACAGTAGAATATTAGCTATTTTCCGAAGTGTAATTAGAAACGGTGACCGTTCCTGGTACTGAAGGAACAGCCTGTGGGTGCAAATGGCTGAATTTATGATTACAGCAATAAGATAGGCCTTCATAGGTACCATTTTATGACAACTTTTGGGCTCTGGCTGCATATTAAAATGGAGTTTTTAAGAGACGTTATAACAGGAAAAAGGATTCATTCTACTCCAGATTGTATTTTAATATCAAGCAGAGAGGCTCTAGGATGGGGGGACAGAGGATGAGCCCTAAATTTCTCAGGTAGCCAGGACAGTACCGGGGTAGTCTCAAGAGAGACTGCATGTCTGATGTGCGTATGGCGGGGAGGGCCCTCCGGGCCTGTGGTCCGGGGTCCAAACATGTGTGACCACTTCTGTGTAACACGGGGCTCTAGGAAGGTACCTTGGCGATTTCTCAGAGCCTCGCTCCGAATTATCTTCCTCATGTCCCACGTCCCATGCTGGTCACATTCAACCCCATCTCTGTCCTGCTTCATACGCACCAGTAGCCTTCTTTGGGGGGTCACAGGAGTACTCTttattcagtgtgtgtgtatgtgtgtgtgtttaacccTTTCAGGAAAATGATGAAGAAGCCAAGAAGATTGCAAAAGAAGGGCAATTGGCTGCTAGGGAGTTGCTGCAGCCCCACCGGGTTTACTGCTATTATTACAGAGTGCTCCAGGTTAGTTACCACCGGCTgtgcccccccccagcccccgccggcTCAGGCGTCCTCACGCGCTATGCTGGGCCTGAGTGCCTCACTTCCTGAAAGGGTTCAGAGCGTCAGCCCGTGGAACTCTCGGGAAGCCGAGGACTGGCCCAGCCTGTGGAGAGATGGGAATAGCGCTGAGACCTTTTGTGGTCTCCATATTTGTATCTCCACTCACTGTTACGAAAAACAATGCATAGAACCCTTGCGAATACAAATTAAAAGCTCCTCCTACCTCGCCAGTCTTTTTATTAAATGCCTTGTGGAATTCCTAATTTAGGTATTTTCTGAACCTCAGAGACCATCTTCCTATCTAGAAAATAAGGAGGTTGGACTAGAGATCATTAACATCTCTCTGCTCAAAAGTTCTGCCTCTTTGTTCTTCTTACTAAAGATTCATGCTTTTGCTATCACAGTGTAGGATGGACAGCAGATATTTAGTTTGCTGtagaaaacaaacaagtgaaatatatttataatggttTTAACACCTCAGGCCTAATTACTGAAGTGCAAGTGTTTATTGGGAATCTAAGAATTGGTTCTTTGGGTAACTATCTTGTGTTTCACACAGTAAATTCtagacaggaagaaaagaaaaaaagaaacaatgcttttttgtttttaacctaaacttatttttctgtggacagaaaaaaagcacatttcttCAGATGCCTGTGGATATTACCCtctcatagaaaaataaaaatgataaatttcacCATTTACTAAAATCAGCCTTTCCCTTGAATGAGTTGTATGCCCTCTGTTAGTCTACCTATAATATTAATAGTAGGAGTTTCTCCCTCTAAAATACTCATTAGGTTCCTCTGCTCATGTCAGTATTTTGTTGGGTTTGGCCCAACACCAGGAATCTACAGCTAAATGTATATAGAACCACTGAATCAAAGTCTAATTTATAGGAATATTTCAGTCAGTGGCTAAAGTAGAGGGACATTACACAGGTCTGTCACCATTTACAAAACGTATGTGACTATGAGCCTAAAGGGAAGGGTGTGGGGGACTGCCAGCTTTATTTTGAGATGCTTATCATCTCTATTGGTTGATTTGAGTGTTCAACAAATGTAATTATTCATTAAGAAGTGGAGAATGAATGCCAAGAGGTGCCACTATTTCAAGTAGGGACCCTTGGCTTGACGTGCCTTTTGTGGAGGCTTCCTAGGTACACATCAGATTGTGGATTGGGGTTCCTTGTTAGACTCTGAAATATTGCACTTAGTGCCTCTAAAACCTGAACTTAAAATGCAACTTCAGGACCGGAATAAACCAGACCTTTGGTTTTTAGTCTCCAGATACACAGCAGCTAGAAACACTGGCCTGAGTGGGGTAGGGAGGGTCCAGTGGAATGAAGCGTGGACTAATCTTTCAGTTGCCTTCAAACACGCATTGCAGAAATACGCTGAGCGCCAGTCCAGCAGACCCGAAATACGTGATGGGATGGAGCTCGTTCCTCAGCCAGATGATAACACGCCCCTCTGCCAGTGTCACCGGGAAGGACCTTTCAGAGACGAGCTCTAAGGCAGCTCACACGGACACTCCTGTGAATGCCAGTGACACACGCAATGCACGCCTTTGAGGCTGCGCTGTAGGCAGCGCGGTGCTGGAGACACGTGGACGGGCGGAGCAGGATGCGAGCAAGTATCACAGGCCTCtttggaaattcttttcttttgtgtaaAAACTGCTATCATCAATATCACAGTTGCTCTAAACAGAAAACTTGCGGGTCATAGCAGACAGGCTTGCCAAAATAGaaatcactgtaaaaaaaaaaagaagaagaaatcactATGAAATGATGTATACCATGTTTCTTAGTTTGTTGCTATCCCTTGttcactttccctctccctcttccaattatgaagaaaaaatgtttgTGCAGGGTTCTTCGCCTCTTACTGCATAATTTCACCTCCTACAAGCTGCTTTGGACATTGAGTAATAGCAAGCCTCCTCTTGGAAGGTCTGATAAGaataattaaggaagaaaaggatgGCTCCCTTGTTAAAGGTAACTTGGAGACTGTGGAGGCCACGTTTTTTAAAGCTCACTCGTATCTTTTTAGCTAGTTTTATCAAGGACTGAGacaaaattaaggagaaattatGCCATAAGCTAGTAATTCCCAATCTATCTGGGTGGTACACCCATCAAGGACAACACAATTATTAGTAGATGAGAACTTTCTGTGGGTACCACTCATTATCTGTGTATTGAATAGATGGAAGGTAACTACAGTCAGGTGGGGATCTCTAGTACTTTTTTGAATCTTTAAAAGGGACACTTGAAAACATCTGCCAGAAGCAGCAGTAAGCCTGGTACCTTGGGATTCACCAATAAGCTGATAAGAAAGGCAAGCATCCTGAGTGCACCCCTCCTCTGTTTCAGTGAATTGCtacaagaaaaactttggaaatttcctttgaCTTTTTGGATAGGGTCAAAACTTAAAGACTTATAGCCCAGAGATTCATTACACACTCCTTGTAAAACCACCAATCCAAGATTCACTCCACTAAAGAACACTCCCGAAGCAAGAGCTAGCCACACTCccagtataaaaatatttactcccCTAATTGAAATATTTACTTAATCTGAGAAACAATGTAACCACTTTAAGGTAGTCATATCCTTTTATGAAGGTTCAAGAAGAACACAGAATTGTGTAACTAGACAAGAGCAAAACCACATTTAGGAGAACAGTGTCGTCAAAACCAAGTACCCAAGGAAAACACCCACCAATTGTACACCCACAAAAGTACAAGGTCACGAGTATAAAATAAAGGGCAGCTGTACTAGGACCATACACTAATGAATCCATGTCCTGCATATATTGTACATGGAGTTTGGGGCTTGTCAAAGCTGAgattattgaaagaaaatttgCCTTCCTTCACACCAGCCTGCCCACCAACCCCGGGTCCTTCCTTGTGGCTGATGGCATCTTGTTAGaaacatcttaaatttttaaaatgtctatcatCTGCTGCCAAACAAGCCTGATAGGTAAAAGTGAACTGAGATACACCACGCAGCTTCTGAGCTTAGAACAGGAAAAGGTATGTTTAAGAAAGTAAGTGGAGCCCTCAAAAAATTCCATAGGGAGTCAGCAGTCAATCTAGATAATTTTCCATCCGCCCAGCACAGTCATAGTCTTTAACAAGAGTTAGTTTTACATGGCTTTCTGGTTTGTTGACACGAATATAACTTAATAAAATCGTTTTACTaaaccctgattttttttcccttcgaATTTACACAATATCTACATATtccattagttgtttttaatACTTCAACTTTCcttaaaaaatctgatttttaaaaggaagagagtaTGCAGGTAAATACAATAAGTGAATTTATCTAAATAAGCTGCCAGCATGTTTGTTGCTGTATTGTTTTTATTAGTAAAATGTTGGAAGCACCTTGATTAGCTTTCATGAGGGAACTAGCTAAATAGTTCTTGATATATAAAGGAATGTaatacaactatttttaaaaagcagcccTAAATGTACTATCATGAAAGATTTCCATTACAGTATTCAGTGAAAAAACTAAGTTACAGAACAACATGTATAATGTGAAAACCatgaatgtaaaaaacaaaaatatatttgtgtggtTGAAAGTTTGGAAGGATTTTACCACTATCTgaggaagagatggagagaagggaatttttactttttgctatATACCTGTCTATGATATTTGTTTTTGCTACAAGTAAGAATCAgattgtaaaataaagaaaaatgtaaacccAGGAAAAGACTGTAAGTGCACAAAAGATATACATAAGAAAAtggatatttatattttccattatgCTGTTTTTAAATCTACTCTGTCTAGAATTTTATATCATGGGACATATTAtatacactttttaaatgaagtaaattttctaaataaaattttgaaaaagataatttctgtttttaagaaagaCTGTAACCaccaggggacctgggtggcgcagtggaTTGAGCcgcgactcttggtttcggctcaggtcatgatctcagggtcctgagattgagccctgggtgggCTCCaatctcagtggggagtctgcttgagattttctctctccctctgcccctccccctgcttgcacaggtgctctctctcaaataaataaataaatcttttaaaaaaataagaaagattgtAACCACCTATAGCCCTGGTATTTCTGTAACTGTGTTggtctaattttaattttattgtgtctTCATGAATAAATGAACCCAAACTTCTATCACTACCAGTCAATCCCTAGTAGGTAGAAATCTAATATTATGGGGAAAGAAATTTGGGCTCGACaccattattttctcttatttcaggTGAAAATACACAAAGTACAGTGTCTTAGCTGGTTCAGGTCACCATTATACTGGTTTTGCTGTAACTACCTATGGTGACAGGTTAACTATCACTTATTGTAGTGATCACTTAGCAATATAAACAAGTaccaaatcatgttgtacacctgaaactaatgtatggtatatgtcaattatacctcaatttaaaaaagtaaaataaaactggtTTAGGCTTTACCAGCTAAAGAGCTTAAATCTAGAAATAGCATTGGACTACAATCACCTGTCACTTATTCTTTGATCCCGAGCACTAGCTGCCAAATCACTAAAAGGATCCGTTTTcttatttacaaatgaataaattacttaaatatgaaagattttgtgtatttctcCCACATCTTTAAAGTCCTTGGTGGAAGTGACCGGACTTTGTAATAAGTTTAGCCCCAATTCGCAGAAATTCACTTTGGTTTCCCTTTCGAAATCCTTTGCCTCAAAGCCATTAATAATCGCAGTGAGACCTCAGGCTCAGCTATCACATTTTTTTCCGTTTTGGATCCCCTGGAGACAGTGAGGTGTGGGTGGAGGAAAGGGCGGGGGCGAGGGGGCGGTGCTAAGGGGGGCGGTGCTAGGGGCGGGGCCTGAGGCGGGTCAGAACGGAAGTAGAGTCGCGTCATTTCCGTCTGCCGTGTAACCGAGGAGTCCAGCAGAGCCCGGGACCGCGGCGATTGACAGGTGAAGGGAATGGTGTCCCCTCCCTCTCCGCCAGTACCACAGCAGTTCCGCTCGCCTTTGTGGCGCCTGGTCTGAGCCTGTCCTTCTCCAGCGCCCTAAAGTCCCCCTGCCCTTGAGGTCcgctccccatcccaccccttaAAAACGTTTGGTGTCCCTGAAGCCCTCCCTTCCCCGGCCTCCAGCTCCTGGTTTCCAGCGCTGCCCACGACTgacaccccccccaacacacccccATCCGCTGTGGCTGGACGCGCTCCCCGCTCGTCCTGCCACCTCCCGGGCCCCCCTCCTCGCACCTCCGCAGAGacctggtttctcccccttgAGGCCGAGGGCGAAATAACTTGTTAACCcacctcaccttttttttttctgggagtttttttttttttttttattccggCTTCCACTCATGACACGGTTTTCTGTCCTTTCATTGCGTTATTTGGAGCTGGAGAAGGGAAAAGCGTTCCTAACACCACCATGTTAGTGGTGGTTTGCCCTCCTCAGCCCTGGGTATAAAGGACtacaaggaaaaaaggaagagtgaAATCACAAAACTGATCAAAAAGGTCACAAAACACACTGATGTATTTACTAAAACAAAGGAGGAAGTGTAGGTTCCGATCCCAGCATATTAGTTTTAATACTCTTtcccagcttttatttttatttttttaattttattttattatgttaatcaccatacattacatcattagttttagatgtagtgttccatgattcattgtttgtgcataacacctagtgctccatgcagaacgtgccctctttaatacccatcaccaggctaacccatcctcccccgcctcccctctacaaccctcagtttgtttctcagagtccatcgtctctcatggttcatctctccctccgattcccccccccttcatttttcccttccttctcccaatgtcctccatgctattccttatgttccacaaataagtgaaaccatatgataattgactttctctgcttgacttatttcacttagcataatctcctccaggcccgtccatgttgatgtaaaagttgggtattcatcctttctgatggctgagtaatattccattgtatatatggaccacatcttctttagccattcaactgttgaagggcatctcagctctttccacagtttcgc encodes the following:
- the POGLUT3 gene encoding protein O-glucosyltransferase 3 isoform X5; its protein translation is MLWSLQLLELQNAFRKISQAKLWLVAPVDCSRGRSEGKLEQISKKRVLKHFMTRKGRSLLFLQLCIIYSAGAPEAPVSAPRSLVWGPGLRAGVVLPVRYFYLQAVNSEGQNLTRSPPGQTLFKVVIKSLSPKELVRIHVPKPLDRNDGTFLMRYRMYETVSEGLKIEVLYGDEHVAQSPYILKGPLYHEYCECPEEDPQAWQKTLSCPTKEPQIAKDFASFSSINLQQMLNEVPKRFGDERGAIVHYTILNNRVYRRSLGKYTDFKMFSDEILLSLARKVLLPYIEFYINLGDWPLEHRKVNETPGPLPIISWCGSFDSRDVILPTYDITHSTLEAMRGVTNDLLSIQGNTGPSWINKTEKAFFRGRDSREERLQLVQLSKENPELLDAGITGYFFFQEKEKELGKAKLIGFFDFFKYKYQVNVDGTVAAYRYPYLMLGDSLVLKQDSTYYEHFYVALKPWKHYVPIKRNLSDLLEKVKWAKENDEEAKKIAKEGQLAARELLQPHRVYCYYYRVLQKYAERQSSRPEIRDGMELVPQPDDNTPLCQCHREGPFRDEL